A region of Maribacter algicola DNA encodes the following proteins:
- a CDS encoding transposase: MSGNYKFHNHEGLYFVSFAVAKWLDVFSRNEYKDILIESLSNCQNKKGKEIMAWCIMTNHINLVFRCICPERPEQVLGDLKRYTSNQIVKAIKENRRKNRKEFMLGHFKNAAKNSSIVNHHQLWR, from the coding sequence GTGAGCGGAAATTATAAATTTCACAATCATGAAGGTCTGTATTTTGTAAGTTTTGCAGTAGCGAAATGGCTTGATGTTTTCTCACGTAACGAATATAAGGATATCCTTATCGAGAGTCTTTCCAACTGCCAAAACAAGAAAGGAAAGGAAATCATGGCTTGGTGTATTATGACAAACCATATCAATTTAGTCTTTAGATGTATTTGTCCTGAAAGGCCCGAGCAGGTATTGGGCGACTTGAAGAGATATACCAGTAACCAAATCGTAAAGGCGATTAAAGAAAACCGAAGGAAAAACAGAAAGGAATTCATGTTGGGGCATTTTAAAAATGCAGCTAAAAATTCCTCTATCGTTAACCATCATCAATTATGGAGGTAA
- a CDS encoding 3-keto-disaccharide hydrolase — MKPRLILCLFIAKLFLVGSASAQQKDNSKNDGWISLFNGENLDGWKVGENASSFSIVDGAIKVQGDVGHLFYNGEVEDHQFQNFEFKATVMTKPGANSGIYIHSKYQEEGWPSQGYEVQVNNSHTDWKRTGSLYDIVDVKENYVHDDEWYTEYIKLEGNRVIVKINDIVVVDYTEPSQPKRNEGSMRLLKGGTFALQAHDPNSIVFFKDIMVKPLP, encoded by the coding sequence ATGAAACCTAGACTTATCCTATGTCTGTTTATCGCCAAACTCTTTTTAGTCGGTTCAGCTTCTGCACAGCAAAAAGACAATTCCAAAAACGATGGATGGATTTCCTTATTTAACGGAGAAAATCTGGATGGTTGGAAAGTTGGGGAAAATGCCTCCAGTTTTTCCATTGTGGACGGTGCCATTAAGGTTCAAGGAGATGTAGGGCATCTTTTTTACAACGGTGAAGTAGAAGACCATCAGTTCCAAAATTTTGAGTTCAAGGCTACCGTTATGACCAAACCTGGGGCAAATTCCGGAATTTACATCCACTCGAAATATCAAGAAGAAGGTTGGCCCTCACAAGGCTACGAAGTTCAGGTGAACAACTCCCACACCGATTGGAAACGTACCGGAAGTCTCTATGACATCGTGGATGTAAAGGAAAACTATGTACATGACGACGAATGGTATACCGAGTACATAAAGCTAGAAGGTAATAGGGTCATTGTGAAAATTAATGACATCGTTGTTGTGGACTATACAGAACCTTCCCAGCCCAAAAGAAATGAAGGCTCCATGCGCCTATTGAAGGGAGGGACTTTTGCACTACAGGCCCATGACCCCAACAGCATCGTGTTTTTTAAGGACATCATGGTAAAACCCTTGCCTTAA
- a CDS encoding amidohydrolase family protein, which yields MKKIILLTLILQLISCKDKQDRLNLKQGVYISNITIISSEDGNYSPYIGHLVIEKDKIVYIDKSEPSVNGKFEEIDGTGKFVIPGLIDSHVHITEVQGMLPYHMEKYPELTEEFNNQMPRSYLYYGFTTLINLGGISEEQIASFNRHPIKPDLFHTGRSGASVANGYPMNFAPEQFRFEGTPNFIYLESEADNIPDRFDPVDHTPKAVVSRIKNSGAIAVKAYYESGFRGMPKLPVPTKSIMTDLLNEAQSNGLVLTVHGNSLEAHSFLADIGVDVIAHGLWNWGKYKDLPNDSLPKEIRSVLDLQIKKQIGYTPTLTVLAGEEALADNSFLSNPELSKIVPKKLMEWYGTEEGQWFANELFADYTAEEVHSIYGNIQEHAKLVLKYLSNNGGLILFGTDTPSAPTYGNQPGHNGFWELKLMNEANVPLNQILASATINNAKAFKLDSDVGSIKVGKKANLILMTKNPLKEIEAYNTIEKIVLGGEVIVRENLSVK from the coding sequence ATGAAAAAAATCATTTTACTAACACTTATTTTACAATTAATTTCTTGTAAAGACAAACAGGATCGATTGAACCTTAAGCAAGGTGTTTACATATCGAATATAACCATTATATCTTCTGAAGATGGAAACTACAGCCCATATATAGGCCATCTGGTAATAGAAAAAGATAAAATCGTTTACATTGATAAAAGTGAGCCAAGTGTTAACGGGAAATTTGAAGAAATTGATGGAACCGGGAAATTTGTAATTCCGGGACTAATTGATAGCCATGTTCATATCACAGAAGTACAAGGAATGCTTCCTTATCATATGGAAAAATACCCTGAATTGACGGAAGAATTTAATAATCAGATGCCTCGAAGCTATTTGTACTATGGCTTTACAACTTTGATCAACCTGGGAGGCATATCAGAAGAACAGATTGCTTCTTTTAATAGGCACCCCATTAAACCAGATTTATTTCATACTGGAAGGTCAGGAGCATCAGTCGCAAATGGCTATCCTATGAATTTTGCTCCTGAACAATTCCGATTCGAGGGAACTCCAAATTTCATATATCTGGAAAGTGAGGCCGACAATATCCCTGATCGATTCGACCCAGTAGATCACACCCCAAAAGCTGTTGTAAGTCGGATAAAAAATTCTGGAGCCATTGCCGTCAAAGCATATTATGAATCTGGTTTTAGAGGGATGCCAAAATTGCCCGTACCCACAAAAAGTATTATGACTGACCTGTTAAATGAAGCCCAATCAAACGGACTTGTTCTTACTGTTCATGGTAATTCACTGGAAGCGCATTCATTCCTGGCCGATATTGGAGTGGATGTTATCGCCCATGGTTTATGGAACTGGGGAAAATACAAAGATTTACCAAATGATTCTTTGCCAAAAGAGATAAGGAGCGTCCTAGACTTGCAAATTAAAAAACAGATTGGTTATACTCCTACTTTGACGGTTTTAGCTGGAGAAGAAGCTTTAGCAGACAATAGTTTTCTAAGCAATCCTGAATTAAGCAAAATTGTCCCAAAAAAATTGATGGAGTGGTATGGGACAGAGGAAGGACAATGGTTTGCCAATGAGCTTTTTGCGGACTATACTGCTGAGGAAGTCCATAGCATTTATGGCAATATTCAAGAGCATGCAAAACTTGTCTTAAAATACCTGTCGAATAATGGAGGGTTAATTTTATTTGGTACGGACACTCCTTCGGCACCAACATATGGAAATCAACCCGGTCATAATGGATTTTGGGAATTAAAATTAATGAATGAAGCTAATGTTCCGTTAAATCAAATTTTAGCTTCAGCGACAATTAACAACGCAAAGGCATTTAAATTGGACTCTGATGTTGGTTCAATAAAAGTTGGAAAAAAAGCAAATTTAATATTGATGACAAAGAATCCTCTTAAAGAAATAGAGGCCTACAATACTATTGAAAAAATAGTTCTAGGAGGTGAAGTAATAGTTAGAGAAAATTTATCGGTAAAATAA
- a CDS encoding toxin-antitoxin system YwqK family antitoxin, protein MKPTYISEIEELNLEGWTVKEETSSFSIYQKDGINKKIQIFDNYTLEENYKGEKLNGSVIGRMKKPFLHYPNYESKIYLIESYKEGLREGVSEMFYNDGSKIRQEWKNDQLNDKWEEWFGNGQKKKEKNYVNGNLSGEQYEWYENGQLKLKEKFINGLQVGESVKYLENGKLKRKKFYKNGKIEGLVYELWDFKGKVVDGGIYSETEYLGDNPNGKETVFYPNGNKMREGTVVNGKENGERIWYNMNGTKSIKENYKNGELEGERFLYDENGNLESTQEYSNGERIS, encoded by the coding sequence ATGAAACCAACATACATATCAGAAATAGAAGAACTAAATCTTGAGGGTTGGACAGTGAAAGAAGAAACTTCCTCATTCAGCATTTATCAAAAAGATGGAATTAATAAAAAAATACAGATTTTTGATAACTACACTTTAGAAGAAAACTATAAGGGTGAAAAACTAAATGGCAGTGTGATTGGCAGAATGAAAAAGCCTTTTCTTCACTATCCAAATTATGAAAGTAAAATCTATCTAATAGAAAGCTATAAAGAAGGTTTACGGGAAGGTGTTTCTGAGATGTTCTATAATGATGGCTCTAAAATTCGACAGGAATGGAAAAATGACCAACTCAATGATAAGTGGGAAGAATGGTTTGGCAATGGGCAGAAAAAGAAAGAAAAGAATTATGTCAACGGAAATTTAAGTGGAGAACAATATGAATGGTATGAGAATGGACAGTTGAAACTTAAAGAAAAGTTTATAAATGGGCTTCAAGTTGGAGAAAGTGTAAAATACTTAGAAAATGGAAAACTAAAGAGAAAGAAGTTCTACAAAAATGGAAAAATTGAAGGGCTTGTCTACGAATTATGGGACTTTAAGGGGAAAGTAGTTGATGGCGGAATTTATAGCGAAACAGAATACCTAGGAGATAATCCAAATGGAAAAGAAACAGTTTTCTATCCAAACGGAAATAAAATGAGAGAAGGAACAGTTGTAAATGGTAAAGAAAACGGGGAACGAATATGGTACAACATGAATGGAACTAAATCTATTAAAGAGAATTATAAAAATGGAGAACTTGAGGGTGAACGATTTCTTTATGATGAGAATGGGAATTTAGAAAGTACACAAGAATACTCAAACGGAGAAAGAATATCTTAA
- a CDS encoding DUF6090 family protein, with translation MENKTGKYLKYAIGEIVLVVIGILIALQVNNLNEQRKANDFEVKILKEIRNNLQTDLTEIREDLELMVDINKACLSVKNHLLTLDEPTDSLSVSSAILRVTPHFNPINSGYNLLQSRSVGIIKNDSLRNSISYQYDILYPYYKTYEDERGRFHALHSETQLLEYFSMNYDINNPSAYYGFYFDISKEDYQKLKKDSKFIKLLNAIAFENSTIQSRGKRVENSILELIDKITIELQNK, from the coding sequence ATGGAAAATAAAACTGGAAAGTATTTGAAATATGCAATTGGAGAAATTGTTCTTGTGGTTATTGGAATTTTAATTGCACTTCAGGTGAACAACCTGAATGAGCAAAGGAAAGCAAATGATTTTGAAGTCAAAATTCTAAAAGAAATTCGAAATAACCTCCAAACAGACCTAACAGAAATTAGAGAAGATTTAGAGTTAATGGTTGACATTAATAAGGCCTGTTTAAGTGTTAAAAATCATTTACTTACTCTTGACGAACCAACCGATTCTTTATCGGTAAGTTCAGCTATTCTAAGAGTTACACCACATTTTAACCCCATAAATAGTGGATATAATTTATTGCAATCTCGAAGTGTGGGAATAATCAAAAATGACAGTCTGAGAAATTCTATTTCATATCAATATGATATATTATACCCTTATTATAAAACTTATGAGGATGAACGCGGAAGATTTCACGCCTTACATAGCGAAACACAACTATTAGAATACTTTTCAATGAATTATGATATAAATAACCCCTCAGCTTACTATGGATTTTATTTTGACATTAGTAAGGAGGATTATCAAAAATTAAAAAAAGATTCAAAATTCATTAAGTTACTAAATGCTATTGCTTTCGAAAATAGCACAATTCAATCCCGTGGAAAAAGAGTTGAAAATAGTATTCTTGAACTGATAGATAAGATTACAATTGAGTTACAAAATAAATAA
- a CDS encoding nuclear transport factor 2 family protein has product MYIKTVLISAIFLITNEFQPMEKRSKTFTEKTNKEICLLYLKKYEEKDLNSIEEMFSEDIVLRDWKIRVEGKDNAINETRKNFENANSIEIEVLSTYENKDTVAAELKITVDSTEELYVVDVITINSNGKIKSIRAYLGRGD; this is encoded by the coding sequence ATGTATATAAAAACAGTTTTAATATCAGCAATATTTCTAATTACCAATGAATTTCAACCGATGGAAAAAAGAAGTAAAACTTTTACTGAAAAAACCAATAAAGAAATATGTCTTTTGTATCTAAAAAAATATGAGGAAAAGGACTTAAATAGTATCGAAGAAATGTTTTCCGAGGATATTGTGTTGCGAGACTGGAAAATTCGCGTTGAGGGAAAGGATAATGCAATAAATGAAACAAGGAAAAATTTTGAGAATGCAAATTCTATAGAAATCGAAGTGCTTTCTACATATGAAAACAAAGACACAGTTGCAGCTGAACTGAAAATAACAGTTGACTCTACGGAGGAACTTTATGTAGTTGATGTTATCACAATTAATTCTAACGGAAAAATAAAATCAATCCGAGCGTATTTAGGTAGAGGAGACTAA
- a CDS encoding bleomycin resistance protein → MLTEIHPKLPMRDKNKTMNYYMDALGFLNIGAVDYPDYLMLQKDNIQIHFFLFKGLDPKENYGQVYIRCNDIDHFYTSLLEQNVAIHPNGKLTVKAWGQKEFSLLDPDNNLLTFGQNL, encoded by the coding sequence ATGTTGACCGAAATCCATCCCAAATTACCAATGCGCGATAAGAACAAAACCATGAACTATTATATGGATGCGTTGGGCTTCCTCAATATAGGCGCTGTAGATTATCCGGATTACTTAATGCTTCAAAAGGACAATATCCAAATCCATTTCTTCCTTTTTAAAGGTTTGGACCCTAAAGAAAATTACGGCCAGGTCTATATTCGCTGTAATGATATTGACCATTTTTATACATCACTTCTAGAGCAAAATGTGGCCATACACCCCAATGGGAAATTGACGGTAAAAGCTTGGGGGCAAAAGGAATTCTCCCTCCTTGATCCTGACAACAACTTGTTGACTTTTGGGCAAAACCTTTGA
- a CDS encoding pyridoxamine 5'-phosphate oxidase family protein, producing MDSRYISDIAFTPSVKNRQEEMGSRVAYQNMAEKRDWQTKITEQLRFFISERDSFYMASANADGQPYIQHRGGPKGFLKVMDDQHLAFADFSGNRQYISVGNFDENNKVHLFLIDYPNRKRIKIWGEASIITNESNLMEQFIDKDYDVPIERIIKIKITAWDINCPQHIQQRYTLEEIKPYIDKLKNE from the coding sequence ATGGATTCAAGATATATAAGTGATATTGCATTCACTCCGTCAGTAAAAAATAGACAAGAAGAAATGGGCTCAAGAGTAGCCTATCAAAATATGGCAGAAAAAAGGGATTGGCAAACTAAAATCACTGAACAACTCCGTTTTTTTATTAGTGAAAGAGATTCTTTTTATATGGCTTCGGCAAATGCAGATGGGCAACCTTACATACAACATAGAGGTGGTCCTAAAGGCTTTTTAAAAGTGATGGATGACCAACATTTGGCCTTTGCAGACTTTTCAGGAAATAGGCAATATATTTCAGTAGGTAATTTTGATGAAAATAATAAAGTACACCTCTTTTTAATAGATTACCCAAATAGGAAAAGAATAAAAATTTGGGGAGAAGCTTCCATCATCACAAATGAATCAAATCTTATGGAACAGTTTATAGATAAAGACTATGACGTCCCTATAGAACGAATCATTAAAATAAAAATAACAGCTTGGGATATAAATTGCCCACAGCATATCCAGCAACGATATACTTTAGAGGAAATAAAACCGTATATAGATAAATTAAAAAATGAATAG
- a CDS encoding GNAT family N-acetyltransferase, which yields MTKFQFALASIIAVTTTAHIATVAHLAQTIWTDHYTPIIGALQVDYMLEKYQSETAISNQIKDGYQYYFIKTDVGHAGYFAFSLHNNYLFLSKFYVLKNMRGSGLGTLALSFIENKAKELHLPKIRLTVNKYNSKSISAYEKMGFANVESIVQDIGNGYVMDDYVLEKNIT from the coding sequence TTGACCAAATTCCAGTTCGCTTTGGCCTCTATCATCGCCGTAACCACAACAGCGCACATAGCAACAGTCGCCCATTTGGCTCAAACCATCTGGACCGACCATTACACGCCCATTATTGGTGCGTTACAGGTAGATTATATGTTGGAGAAATATCAGTCGGAAACGGCCATCAGTAATCAAATTAAGGATGGGTATCAGTATTATTTCATAAAAACCGATGTTGGTCATGCCGGTTATTTTGCCTTTAGCCTTCACAATAATTATCTTTTTTTGAGCAAGTTCTATGTGCTTAAAAACATGCGGGGAAGTGGGTTGGGTACATTGGCCCTTTCCTTCATTGAAAATAAAGCTAAGGAACTCCATCTGCCTAAAATAAGGCTCACCGTTAACAAGTATAATTCAAAATCCATATCGGCTTATGAAAAAATGGGGTTTGCCAATGTTGAATCCATCGTGCAGGATATTGGAAATGGATATGTTATGGACGATTATGTTCTTGAGAAGAATATTACTTAG
- a CDS encoding class I SAM-dependent methyltransferase: protein MKVAYDKYYETENLFGNPYPELIEFFSDYSERGKILDLGCGQGRDAIPLARLGYNVTGIDNSKVGIEQMNRIAENESLKFIGKVTDIFEFDSFGEFDFKLLDSMFHFAKNDRKKEIDFIKKILLNIKKGCLVVFCVQDTGKKIEILNETIDFEKQLNRLSDKKFEYIFEDKENGHKLKTDYRMVVVEK from the coding sequence ATGAAAGTAGCTTACGACAAATATTATGAGACTGAAAACTTGTTTGGAAACCCATATCCAGAACTAATTGAATTTTTCTCCGACTACTCAGAAAGAGGAAAAATTTTGGATTTAGGTTGTGGACAAGGAAGAGATGCCATTCCATTAGCGCGGCTTGGATATAATGTGACCGGAATTGACAACTCAAAAGTCGGAATTGAACAAATGAACCGAATTGCAGAAAATGAAAGTCTAAAGTTTATTGGAAAAGTAACTGACATTTTTGAATTTGACAGTTTTGGAGAGTTTGATTTTAAATTGCTTGACAGTATGTTTCATTTCGCAAAGAATGACCGAAAGAAAGAAATCGATTTTATTAAAAAAATATTATTGAATATTAAAAAAGGTTGTTTGGTTGTTTTTTGTGTTCAAGACACCGGAAAAAAAATTGAGATTCTTAATGAAACAATTGACTTTGAAAAACAGCTGAACAGATTAAGTGATAAAAAATTTGAGTATATTTTTGAAGACAAGGAAAACGGACATAAATTAAAAACGGATTACCGAATGGTAGTGGTTGAAAAATAA
- a CDS encoding CPBP family intramembrane glutamic endopeptidase: MASHSPALWCIKKKPFTNSIILMKPFLKAILFLIILTILDFLLRKGLIAFYIPFQLPHNLTMLILFTLFTLSSWLITKWFCKTDKITLYDLGISLKSKNRLEFYYGLLIGIVLWAIVSILQSYITGFSWELRQNVSLYNILYGLLFIFIADLGTELFTRGYPLKSFEKSFGANAAIIIMMFFVGLKSYSNQVEGELLLYTILIPVLHTIFFSIIYFKTNRLGAALGIHTGANFITISIFDLRPEQENQAIPSGIFQSNVELENFSLVCLQLPWVLMALIFSIVVYFWWKKEKRHHNNV, translated from the coding sequence GTGGCTTCACATAGCCCTGCGTTGTGGTGCATAAAAAAAAAGCCATTTACAAATTCAATAATACTTATGAAACCATTTTTAAAAGCTATTTTATTCTTGATAATCTTGACTATACTCGATTTTCTTCTTCGAAAGGGATTAATAGCTTTTTACATACCGTTTCAGCTGCCCCATAATTTAACAATGTTAATCCTGTTTACACTGTTTACACTGTCTAGTTGGCTAATTACAAAATGGTTTTGTAAAACAGATAAGATTACGCTTTACGATTTAGGTATTTCATTAAAATCCAAGAATCGTTTAGAATTCTATTACGGATTACTAATTGGAATCGTTTTATGGGCAATCGTTTCTATATTACAATCTTACATCACAGGTTTTTCTTGGGAGTTAAGGCAAAATGTTTCTCTATATAATATTCTTTATGGACTCTTATTCATTTTTATTGCAGATTTAGGAACAGAACTATTTACAAGAGGTTACCCTTTAAAATCATTTGAAAAAAGTTTTGGGGCCAATGCAGCAATTATTATAATGATGTTTTTCGTTGGTCTTAAAAGTTATTCTAATCAAGTTGAAGGTGAATTACTTTTATATACTATTCTAATTCCGGTTTTACACACTATATTTTTTAGTATAATATATTTCAAAACAAACAGATTGGGTGCTGCATTAGGAATTCATACAGGAGCTAATTTCATCACGATTAGTATTTTTGACTTGAGACCTGAACAAGAGAATCAGGCAATCCCATCAGGGATTTTTCAATCAAATGTTGAATTGGAGAATTTTTCTCTTGTATGTCTACAATTACCTTGGGTATTAATGGCTTTAATATTTAGTATTGTTGTTTACTTTTGGTGGAAAAAAGAGAAACGACACCACAACAATGTATAA
- a CDS encoding Dps family protein, translating into MKNLNRIGLNVKESKVLAERLNVLLANYQIFYMNTRGFHWNIKGNNFFELHLKFEELYNDSLIKIDEIAERILTLGYTPLHNYSDYLNSASIQEAKDISNGEDAIQLILKGYETLLPLERELLDLASDSNDEGTNALMSDYIREQEKSVWMYSAYIN; encoded by the coding sequence ATGAAGAATTTAAACAGAATCGGACTCAATGTTAAAGAGTCTAAAGTACTTGCGGAAAGATTAAATGTTCTACTTGCGAACTATCAAATATTCTACATGAATACACGAGGTTTTCATTGGAATATCAAAGGCAATAATTTTTTTGAGCTGCACTTGAAATTTGAAGAGTTATATAATGACTCCTTAATAAAAATTGATGAGATAGCAGAGCGAATATTGACATTGGGCTACACACCATTGCATAACTATTCTGATTATCTGAATTCAGCATCAATCCAAGAAGCAAAAGACATAAGCAACGGAGAAGATGCTATTCAATTAATATTGAAAGGATATGAAACACTACTACCGCTCGAAAGGGAATTATTAGACCTTGCATCAGATTCAAATGATGAAGGAACAAATGCTTTAATGAGCGATTATATTAGAGAGCAGGAAAAATCAGTTTGGATGTATTCTGCCTATATAAATTAA
- a CDS encoding CocE/NonD family hydrolase translates to MTNVVSSYAQETKLSDSFYNIQDSILIPTKSGIDISATIVRKQTHTQPLPAVLFYTTYYQGEGDSFFAKLSADRDYVGIVAYARGIRTDINHYSPYENEQTDIYDIIDWISKQDWCNGNVGMYGGSYTGFSQWATVKNIHPALKTIVPQVAVMPGYDTPMENNVQMYLGLYWSNDNIYKEEPIRRSLPFEWFTNGIAWKNLDSLAGYKNKIFQNWLQHPSYDKYWQSLVPTPEEYAKIDIPVLTTTGYYDGSQIGAIQYFKLHNKYNKNANHYFVIGPYDHWGGQAKAAKNLMAYDIDSVANMSMRQLAYDWLDYILKGKPKPELLKDKVNYQVMGTNEWRHSPSLQTMNNDTIRLYLDNKTLTIHKPKKRRFEEQSVNFKDRESQNNYYTPEIVFDTLDQSNGSVFTSKPFEKDFSINGSFTGELFATINKKDMDVSLALYEQMPNGKYFFLTRYVGRASYAQNNSKRQLLQPDKEESIPFVNTRFVSRKISKGSRLVILLNINKHPFEIINYGSGKPVSDESIKDADEPLQIKWHNESYIEIPIWKN, encoded by the coding sequence TTGACAAACGTAGTTTCTTCCTATGCCCAAGAAACCAAATTGTCCGACAGTTTCTACAACATTCAAGATAGCATACTAATACCAACAAAAAGTGGAATTGACATTTCGGCAACCATAGTCCGAAAACAAACCCATACCCAACCATTACCGGCTGTTCTTTTTTACACAACATACTATCAGGGAGAGGGAGATAGCTTTTTCGCAAAACTATCAGCTGACAGAGATTATGTTGGAATTGTAGCCTACGCTCGGGGAATTAGAACAGATATAAACCATTACTCCCCTTACGAAAATGAACAAACGGACATTTACGATATTATTGATTGGATAAGTAAACAAGACTGGTGCAATGGAAATGTTGGGATGTATGGTGGCAGTTACACAGGATTTTCGCAATGGGCAACGGTAAAAAATATTCATCCTGCACTTAAAACCATTGTTCCACAAGTAGCAGTTATGCCTGGTTATGACACTCCTATGGAAAATAACGTCCAAATGTATTTGGGTTTATATTGGTCTAATGACAATATTTATAAAGAAGAACCTATTAGAAGAAGTTTGCCTTTTGAATGGTTTACCAATGGTATAGCTTGGAAAAATCTCGATAGTTTGGCGGGATATAAAAACAAGATATTTCAAAATTGGCTGCAACATCCCAGTTACGATAAGTATTGGCAATCATTGGTTCCGACTCCAGAAGAGTATGCAAAAATCGATATTCCTGTCTTGACGACCACAGGCTATTATGACGGATCTCAAATCGGAGCGATACAATATTTCAAATTGCATAATAAATACAATAAAAACGCAAACCACTATTTCGTAATTGGACCTTATGACCATTGGGGCGGACAAGCCAAAGCAGCAAAAAACCTAATGGCTTATGATATTGACAGTGTTGCAAACATGAGTATGCGGCAGTTGGCTTATGACTGGCTCGACTACATATTAAAAGGTAAACCCAAGCCTGAATTGCTGAAGGACAAAGTAAACTATCAGGTAATGGGAACAAATGAGTGGCGACATTCCCCTTCTTTGCAAACAATGAATAACGACACGATTAGATTGTATTTAGACAATAAAACACTTACAATTCATAAACCGAAAAAGAGAAGGTTTGAAGAGCAATCAGTTAATTTTAAAGACAGAGAAAGTCAAAACAATTATTACACCCCTGAAATTGTTTTTGATACATTAGACCAAAGCAATGGTTCAGTCTTCACATCGAAACCTTTTGAAAAAGATTTTTCTATAAACGGGTCATTTACTGGAGAGCTGTTTGCAACCATCAACAAAAAAGATATGGATGTTTCATTAGCATTGTATGAGCAGATGCCAAACGGAAAATATTTTTTCCTTACCCGATATGTTGGTAGGGCTAGCTATGCTCAAAACAATTCCAAACGACAGCTATTGCAACCCGATAAAGAAGAGAGTATTCCATTTGTCAATACTAGATTTGTAAGCAGAAAAATAAGTAAGGGTAGCCGACTAGTAATTTTGCTCAACATCAACAAACATCCGTTTGAGATAATCAACTATGGTTCAGGAAAACCTGTTTCTGATGAATCTATAAAAGATGCGGATGAACCATTACAAATTAAATGGCATAATGAAAGTTATATCGAAATTCCGATATGGAAAAATTAA
- a CDS encoding cupin domain-containing protein codes for MKRKRFYTALIALTTIPIFASITTQKTTKRKDKGFKVNAGEGRIHGHLKLKGVNSNILDVKISGKDTNGELAVFEQTSLSQGRGTPLHVHTSQDEIFYILEGAYYFQVDDKKYQMAVGDSIFLPRNVPHAWTQKSKTGKMTVILQPAGKLEDFFVTMAGLNHEPTLKEIEGIFEDNEMRVVGPPLLLE; via the coding sequence ATGAAAAGAAAAAGGTTTTATACAGCGCTTATAGCTTTGACCACCATTCCCATTTTTGCATCTATAACTACCCAAAAAACTACTAAAAGAAAGGATAAGGGATTTAAAGTCAATGCAGGGGAAGGTCGAATTCACGGGCATCTAAAACTAAAGGGGGTGAATTCCAATATTTTGGATGTTAAAATATCAGGCAAAGACACGAACGGCGAGCTGGCCGTTTTTGAGCAGACATCTCTGTCCCAAGGAAGAGGCACCCCACTTCACGTGCATACTTCACAAGATGAAATATTTTACATATTGGAAGGTGCATATTATTTTCAGGTGGATGATAAAAAATATCAAATGGCCGTAGGCGATAGTATATTTTTACCCAGAAATGTTCCCCATGCTTGGACTCAAAAATCCAAAACAGGAAAAATGACGGTCATTTTGCAACCCGCAGGAAAACTTGAGGATTTTTTTGTGACCATGGCAGGATTGAATCATGAACCGACTCTAAAAGAAATTGAGGGCATTTTTGAAGATAATGAGATGAGAGTAGTTGGTCCTCCTTTGCTTCTGGAGTAA